In the Paralichthys olivaceus isolate ysfri-2021 chromosome 15, ASM2471397v2, whole genome shotgun sequence genome, one interval contains:
- the arfip2b gene encoding arfaptin-2b isoform X2 has protein sequence MTESIMSKAATMEIPINSNGDTGTLTEDDSLEQAANLQWSLDEKVGSSRDTRDLQQVMVSGPNLNETSIVSGGYGGTAEGIIPTSSIKGPAVHYNAEFNKRIPVTGFGSNMHHSSSSSSMTAEEMTRGVAVEKLETVKKWGYNTYKCTKQMISERFGRGSRTVDLELEAQIEVLRDTKRKYENMLRLARALTNHFYNMVQTQHALGDTFADLSQKSPELRDEFGYNAETQKLLCKNGETLLGAVNFFVSSINTLVNKTMEDTLMTIKMYENARLEFDAYRSDLEELSLGPRDAVAMARIDAAQQQYHVHKEKYERLRSDVTIKLKFLEENKVKVMHKQLLLFHNAISAYFAGNQQQLEQTLKQFNIKLRPPGADKPSWLEEQ, from the exons GCTGCAAATCTGCAGTGGAGCTTAGATGAGAAAGTAGGGAGCTCCAGAGACACCAGG GACCTGCAGCAGGTGATGGTGTCGGGTCCCAACCTGAACGAGACGAGCATCGTGTCAGGAGGGTATGGAGGAACAGCAGAGGGTATCATCCCCACCAGCTCCATCAAAG ggccAGCTGTGCACTACAATGCAGAGTTTAACAAAAGGATCCCAGTTACAGGATTCG GCTCCAACAtgcaccacagcagcagcagctcgtcgATGACGGCGGAAGAAATGACCCGTGgcgtggctgtggaaaaactagaAACTGTGAAGAAGTGGGGTTACAACACATACAAG TGCACAAAGCAGATGATCTCGGAGCGTTTTGGTCGGGGTTCCCGGACTGTGGACCTGGAGCTTGAGGCCCAGATCGAGGTGCTGAGAGACACTAAAAGGAAATATGAGAATATGCTGCGATTGGCCAGAGCCCTGACCAACCACTTCTACAACATGGTGCAGACGCAGCACGCGCTGGGCGACACGTTCGCTGACCTCAGCCAGAAATCTCCAGAGCTACGA gaTGAGTTTGGCTACAATGCAGAGACTCAGAAGTTGCTGTGTAAGAATGGGGAGACTCTACTTGGTGCCGTTAATTTCTTCGTGTCAAGCATCAACACACTAGTCAACAAGACCATGGAGGACACCCTGATGACGATCAAGATGTATGAAAATGCCAG ACTGGAGTTTGATGCCTACCGGTCAGACCTGGAGGAGCTGAGTCTGGGTCCGAGGGACGCTGTAGCTATGGCTCGTATAGACGCTGCTCAGCAGCAGTACCACGTGCACAAGGAAAAGTACGAACGCCTCCGCTCAGACGTCACCATTAAACTCAAGTTCCTGGAGGAGAATAAG GTGAAGGTGATGCATaagcagctgctgctctttcATAACGCCATCTCCGCGTACTTCGCTGGcaaccagcagcagctggagcaaACGCTGAAGCAGTTCAACATTAAGTTGAGGCCCCCAGGGGCCGACAAGCCCTCCTGGTTAGAGGAGCAATga
- the arfip2b gene encoding arfaptin-2b isoform X1, which yields MTESIMSKAATMEIPINSNGDTGTLTEDDSLEQAANLQWSLDEKVGSSRDTRDLQQVMVSGPNLNETSIVSGGYGGTAEGIIPTSSIKDLRMKARRSNVPPNSNVICHLAGPPHEYQGSNMHHSSSSSSMTAEEMTRGVAVEKLETVKKWGYNTYKCTKQMISERFGRGSRTVDLELEAQIEVLRDTKRKYENMLRLARALTNHFYNMVQTQHALGDTFADLSQKSPELRDEFGYNAETQKLLCKNGETLLGAVNFFVSSINTLVNKTMEDTLMTIKMYENARLEFDAYRSDLEELSLGPRDAVAMARIDAAQQQYHVHKEKYERLRSDVTIKLKFLEENKVKVMHKQLLLFHNAISAYFAGNQQQLEQTLKQFNIKLRPPGADKPSWLEEQ from the exons GCTGCAAATCTGCAGTGGAGCTTAGATGAGAAAGTAGGGAGCTCCAGAGACACCAGG GACCTGCAGCAGGTGATGGTGTCGGGTCCCAACCTGAACGAGACGAGCATCGTGTCAGGAGGGTATGGAGGAACAGCAGAGGGTATCATCCCCACCAGCTCCATCAAAG ACCTGCGTATGAAGGCCAGGCGAAGTAATGTTCCCCCAAACAGTAATGTCATCTGCCATTTAGCCGGCCCGCCACATGAATACCAAG GCTCCAACAtgcaccacagcagcagcagctcgtcgATGACGGCGGAAGAAATGACCCGTGgcgtggctgtggaaaaactagaAACTGTGAAGAAGTGGGGTTACAACACATACAAG TGCACAAAGCAGATGATCTCGGAGCGTTTTGGTCGGGGTTCCCGGACTGTGGACCTGGAGCTTGAGGCCCAGATCGAGGTGCTGAGAGACACTAAAAGGAAATATGAGAATATGCTGCGATTGGCCAGAGCCCTGACCAACCACTTCTACAACATGGTGCAGACGCAGCACGCGCTGGGCGACACGTTCGCTGACCTCAGCCAGAAATCTCCAGAGCTACGA gaTGAGTTTGGCTACAATGCAGAGACTCAGAAGTTGCTGTGTAAGAATGGGGAGACTCTACTTGGTGCCGTTAATTTCTTCGTGTCAAGCATCAACACACTAGTCAACAAGACCATGGAGGACACCCTGATGACGATCAAGATGTATGAAAATGCCAG ACTGGAGTTTGATGCCTACCGGTCAGACCTGGAGGAGCTGAGTCTGGGTCCGAGGGACGCTGTAGCTATGGCTCGTATAGACGCTGCTCAGCAGCAGTACCACGTGCACAAGGAAAAGTACGAACGCCTCCGCTCAGACGTCACCATTAAACTCAAGTTCCTGGAGGAGAATAAG GTGAAGGTGATGCATaagcagctgctgctctttcATAACGCCATCTCCGCGTACTTCGCTGGcaaccagcagcagctggagcaaACGCTGAAGCAGTTCAACATTAAGTTGAGGCCCCCAGGGGCCGACAAGCCCTCCTGGTTAGAGGAGCAATga
- the arfip2b gene encoding arfaptin-2b isoform X4, translating to MTESIMSKAATMEIPINSNGDTGTLTEDDSLEQAANLQWSLDEKVGSSRDTRDLQQVMVSGPNLNETSIVSGGYGGTAEGIIPTSSIKGSNMHHSSSSSSMTAEEMTRGVAVEKLETVKKWGYNTYKCTKQMISERFGRGSRTVDLELEAQIEVLRDTKRKYENMLRLARALTNHFYNMVQTQHALGDTFADLSQKSPELRDEFGYNAETQKLLCKNGETLLGAVNFFVSSINTLVNKTMEDTLMTIKMYENARLEFDAYRSDLEELSLGPRDAVAMARIDAAQQQYHVHKEKYERLRSDVTIKLKFLEENKVKVMHKQLLLFHNAISAYFAGNQQQLEQTLKQFNIKLRPPGADKPSWLEEQ from the exons GCTGCAAATCTGCAGTGGAGCTTAGATGAGAAAGTAGGGAGCTCCAGAGACACCAGG GACCTGCAGCAGGTGATGGTGTCGGGTCCCAACCTGAACGAGACGAGCATCGTGTCAGGAGGGTATGGAGGAACAGCAGAGGGTATCATCCCCACCAGCTCCATCAAAG GCTCCAACAtgcaccacagcagcagcagctcgtcgATGACGGCGGAAGAAATGACCCGTGgcgtggctgtggaaaaactagaAACTGTGAAGAAGTGGGGTTACAACACATACAAG TGCACAAAGCAGATGATCTCGGAGCGTTTTGGTCGGGGTTCCCGGACTGTGGACCTGGAGCTTGAGGCCCAGATCGAGGTGCTGAGAGACACTAAAAGGAAATATGAGAATATGCTGCGATTGGCCAGAGCCCTGACCAACCACTTCTACAACATGGTGCAGACGCAGCACGCGCTGGGCGACACGTTCGCTGACCTCAGCCAGAAATCTCCAGAGCTACGA gaTGAGTTTGGCTACAATGCAGAGACTCAGAAGTTGCTGTGTAAGAATGGGGAGACTCTACTTGGTGCCGTTAATTTCTTCGTGTCAAGCATCAACACACTAGTCAACAAGACCATGGAGGACACCCTGATGACGATCAAGATGTATGAAAATGCCAG ACTGGAGTTTGATGCCTACCGGTCAGACCTGGAGGAGCTGAGTCTGGGTCCGAGGGACGCTGTAGCTATGGCTCGTATAGACGCTGCTCAGCAGCAGTACCACGTGCACAAGGAAAAGTACGAACGCCTCCGCTCAGACGTCACCATTAAACTCAAGTTCCTGGAGGAGAATAAG GTGAAGGTGATGCATaagcagctgctgctctttcATAACGCCATCTCCGCGTACTTCGCTGGcaaccagcagcagctggagcaaACGCTGAAGCAGTTCAACATTAAGTTGAGGCCCCCAGGGGCCGACAAGCCCTCCTGGTTAGAGGAGCAATga
- the arfip2b gene encoding arfaptin-2b isoform X3: protein MTESIMSKAATMEIPINSNGDTGTLTEDDSLEQDLQQVMVSGPNLNETSIVSGGYGGTAEGIIPTSSIKDLRMKARRSNVPPNSNVICHLAGPPHEYQGSNMHHSSSSSSMTAEEMTRGVAVEKLETVKKWGYNTYKCTKQMISERFGRGSRTVDLELEAQIEVLRDTKRKYENMLRLARALTNHFYNMVQTQHALGDTFADLSQKSPELRDEFGYNAETQKLLCKNGETLLGAVNFFVSSINTLVNKTMEDTLMTIKMYENARLEFDAYRSDLEELSLGPRDAVAMARIDAAQQQYHVHKEKYERLRSDVTIKLKFLEENKVKVMHKQLLLFHNAISAYFAGNQQQLEQTLKQFNIKLRPPGADKPSWLEEQ from the exons GACCTGCAGCAGGTGATGGTGTCGGGTCCCAACCTGAACGAGACGAGCATCGTGTCAGGAGGGTATGGAGGAACAGCAGAGGGTATCATCCCCACCAGCTCCATCAAAG ACCTGCGTATGAAGGCCAGGCGAAGTAATGTTCCCCCAAACAGTAATGTCATCTGCCATTTAGCCGGCCCGCCACATGAATACCAAG GCTCCAACAtgcaccacagcagcagcagctcgtcgATGACGGCGGAAGAAATGACCCGTGgcgtggctgtggaaaaactagaAACTGTGAAGAAGTGGGGTTACAACACATACAAG TGCACAAAGCAGATGATCTCGGAGCGTTTTGGTCGGGGTTCCCGGACTGTGGACCTGGAGCTTGAGGCCCAGATCGAGGTGCTGAGAGACACTAAAAGGAAATATGAGAATATGCTGCGATTGGCCAGAGCCCTGACCAACCACTTCTACAACATGGTGCAGACGCAGCACGCGCTGGGCGACACGTTCGCTGACCTCAGCCAGAAATCTCCAGAGCTACGA gaTGAGTTTGGCTACAATGCAGAGACTCAGAAGTTGCTGTGTAAGAATGGGGAGACTCTACTTGGTGCCGTTAATTTCTTCGTGTCAAGCATCAACACACTAGTCAACAAGACCATGGAGGACACCCTGATGACGATCAAGATGTATGAAAATGCCAG ACTGGAGTTTGATGCCTACCGGTCAGACCTGGAGGAGCTGAGTCTGGGTCCGAGGGACGCTGTAGCTATGGCTCGTATAGACGCTGCTCAGCAGCAGTACCACGTGCACAAGGAAAAGTACGAACGCCTCCGCTCAGACGTCACCATTAAACTCAAGTTCCTGGAGGAGAATAAG GTGAAGGTGATGCATaagcagctgctgctctttcATAACGCCATCTCCGCGTACTTCGCTGGcaaccagcagcagctggagcaaACGCTGAAGCAGTTCAACATTAAGTTGAGGCCCCCAGGGGCCGACAAGCCCTCCTGGTTAGAGGAGCAATga
- the arfip2b gene encoding arfaptin-2b isoform X5 — translation MTESIMSKAATMEIPINSNGDTGTLTEDDSLEQDLQQVMVSGPNLNETSIVSGGYGGTAEGIIPTSSIKGPAVHYNAEFNKRIPVTGFGSNMHHSSSSSSMTAEEMTRGVAVEKLETVKKWGYNTYKCTKQMISERFGRGSRTVDLELEAQIEVLRDTKRKYENMLRLARALTNHFYNMVQTQHALGDTFADLSQKSPELRDEFGYNAETQKLLCKNGETLLGAVNFFVSSINTLVNKTMEDTLMTIKMYENARLEFDAYRSDLEELSLGPRDAVAMARIDAAQQQYHVHKEKYERLRSDVTIKLKFLEENKVKVMHKQLLLFHNAISAYFAGNQQQLEQTLKQFNIKLRPPGADKPSWLEEQ, via the exons GACCTGCAGCAGGTGATGGTGTCGGGTCCCAACCTGAACGAGACGAGCATCGTGTCAGGAGGGTATGGAGGAACAGCAGAGGGTATCATCCCCACCAGCTCCATCAAAG ggccAGCTGTGCACTACAATGCAGAGTTTAACAAAAGGATCCCAGTTACAGGATTCG GCTCCAACAtgcaccacagcagcagcagctcgtcgATGACGGCGGAAGAAATGACCCGTGgcgtggctgtggaaaaactagaAACTGTGAAGAAGTGGGGTTACAACACATACAAG TGCACAAAGCAGATGATCTCGGAGCGTTTTGGTCGGGGTTCCCGGACTGTGGACCTGGAGCTTGAGGCCCAGATCGAGGTGCTGAGAGACACTAAAAGGAAATATGAGAATATGCTGCGATTGGCCAGAGCCCTGACCAACCACTTCTACAACATGGTGCAGACGCAGCACGCGCTGGGCGACACGTTCGCTGACCTCAGCCAGAAATCTCCAGAGCTACGA gaTGAGTTTGGCTACAATGCAGAGACTCAGAAGTTGCTGTGTAAGAATGGGGAGACTCTACTTGGTGCCGTTAATTTCTTCGTGTCAAGCATCAACACACTAGTCAACAAGACCATGGAGGACACCCTGATGACGATCAAGATGTATGAAAATGCCAG ACTGGAGTTTGATGCCTACCGGTCAGACCTGGAGGAGCTGAGTCTGGGTCCGAGGGACGCTGTAGCTATGGCTCGTATAGACGCTGCTCAGCAGCAGTACCACGTGCACAAGGAAAAGTACGAACGCCTCCGCTCAGACGTCACCATTAAACTCAAGTTCCTGGAGGAGAATAAG GTGAAGGTGATGCATaagcagctgctgctctttcATAACGCCATCTCCGCGTACTTCGCTGGcaaccagcagcagctggagcaaACGCTGAAGCAGTTCAACATTAAGTTGAGGCCCCCAGGGGCCGACAAGCCCTCCTGGTTAGAGGAGCAATga
- the arfip2b gene encoding arfaptin-2b isoform X6 yields the protein MTESIMSKAATMEIPINSNGDTGTLTEDDSLEQDLQQVMVSGPNLNETSIVSGGYGGTAEGIIPTSSIKGSNMHHSSSSSSMTAEEMTRGVAVEKLETVKKWGYNTYKCTKQMISERFGRGSRTVDLELEAQIEVLRDTKRKYENMLRLARALTNHFYNMVQTQHALGDTFADLSQKSPELRDEFGYNAETQKLLCKNGETLLGAVNFFVSSINTLVNKTMEDTLMTIKMYENARLEFDAYRSDLEELSLGPRDAVAMARIDAAQQQYHVHKEKYERLRSDVTIKLKFLEENKVKVMHKQLLLFHNAISAYFAGNQQQLEQTLKQFNIKLRPPGADKPSWLEEQ from the exons GACCTGCAGCAGGTGATGGTGTCGGGTCCCAACCTGAACGAGACGAGCATCGTGTCAGGAGGGTATGGAGGAACAGCAGAGGGTATCATCCCCACCAGCTCCATCAAAG GCTCCAACAtgcaccacagcagcagcagctcgtcgATGACGGCGGAAGAAATGACCCGTGgcgtggctgtggaaaaactagaAACTGTGAAGAAGTGGGGTTACAACACATACAAG TGCACAAAGCAGATGATCTCGGAGCGTTTTGGTCGGGGTTCCCGGACTGTGGACCTGGAGCTTGAGGCCCAGATCGAGGTGCTGAGAGACACTAAAAGGAAATATGAGAATATGCTGCGATTGGCCAGAGCCCTGACCAACCACTTCTACAACATGGTGCAGACGCAGCACGCGCTGGGCGACACGTTCGCTGACCTCAGCCAGAAATCTCCAGAGCTACGA gaTGAGTTTGGCTACAATGCAGAGACTCAGAAGTTGCTGTGTAAGAATGGGGAGACTCTACTTGGTGCCGTTAATTTCTTCGTGTCAAGCATCAACACACTAGTCAACAAGACCATGGAGGACACCCTGATGACGATCAAGATGTATGAAAATGCCAG ACTGGAGTTTGATGCCTACCGGTCAGACCTGGAGGAGCTGAGTCTGGGTCCGAGGGACGCTGTAGCTATGGCTCGTATAGACGCTGCTCAGCAGCAGTACCACGTGCACAAGGAAAAGTACGAACGCCTCCGCTCAGACGTCACCATTAAACTCAAGTTCCTGGAGGAGAATAAG GTGAAGGTGATGCATaagcagctgctgctctttcATAACGCCATCTCCGCGTACTTCGCTGGcaaccagcagcagctggagcaaACGCTGAAGCAGTTCAACATTAAGTTGAGGCCCCCAGGGGCCGACAAGCCCTCCTGGTTAGAGGAGCAATga